One Cupriavidus oxalaticus genomic region harbors:
- a CDS encoding YihY/virulence factor BrkB family protein, which translates to MNDNTEHRPASSPRSAPPQPRSRRPHWLPDRHTGARTLRVVTAAVASWFDHRAASKGAALSFYMLFSLAPILVLVISIAGLFFGAEAARGEIFTQIEGLVGEQGATAIQQILAATHRAGGSGMAALIAMGILFVGATSAFAELKSSLDDIWHVPVPKTAGWQTLLRARLLSFSLVLVLAFMLLVSLIVNAALAVVERIWGQLWTQSWFAPVADVISTAFSFAVVTALFAVIFKMLPNARIAWRDVTMGAIITALLFSVGKRLIGLYLGNSAVASSYGAAGSVVALMLWIYYSAQIFFFGAELTRQYALQFGSLRGVPGMGGEGDGKGEGKPPAWPANR; encoded by the coding sequence GTGAACGACAACACCGAACACCGACCAGCATCGTCCCCGCGCAGCGCTCCCCCGCAGCCGCGATCCCGCCGCCCTCACTGGCTGCCGGACCGCCACACCGGCGCGCGCACGCTGCGCGTGGTCACCGCGGCGGTCGCCTCCTGGTTCGACCACCGCGCCGCCAGCAAGGGTGCGGCGCTGTCCTTCTACATGCTGTTCTCGCTGGCGCCGATCCTGGTGCTGGTGATCTCGATCGCCGGGCTGTTCTTCGGCGCCGAGGCGGCGCGCGGCGAGATCTTCACGCAGATCGAAGGACTGGTCGGCGAACAGGGCGCCACCGCGATCCAGCAGATCCTGGCCGCCACGCACCGCGCCGGCGGCAGCGGCATGGCCGCGCTGATCGCCATGGGCATCCTGTTTGTCGGTGCCACCAGCGCCTTTGCCGAGCTCAAGAGCAGCCTCGACGACATCTGGCATGTGCCGGTGCCCAAGACCGCCGGCTGGCAGACGCTGCTGCGCGCGCGGTTGCTGTCGTTCAGCCTGGTGCTGGTGCTGGCGTTCATGCTGCTGGTGTCGCTGATCGTCAACGCCGCGCTGGCGGTGGTCGAGCGCATCTGGGGCCAGCTGTGGACGCAATCCTGGTTCGCCCCGGTGGCCGACGTGATCTCGACGGCGTTTTCCTTTGCGGTCGTGACCGCGCTGTTCGCCGTGATCTTCAAGATGCTGCCCAACGCGCGCATCGCCTGGCGCGACGTGACCATGGGCGCCATCATTACCGCACTGCTGTTCTCGGTGGGCAAGCGGCTGATCGGCCTCTATCTGGGGAATAGTGCCGTGGCCTCCTCATACGGCGCGGCGGGTTCGGTGGTGGCGCTGATGCTGTGGATCTACTACTCGGCGCAGATTTTCTTCTTCGGTGCCGAGCTGACGCGCCAGTACGCGCTGCAGTTCGGCAGCCTGCGCGGCGTGCCGGGCATGGGCGGGGAGGGGGATGGCAAGGGCGAAGGCAAACCCCCGGCCTGGCCCGCGAACCGGTAA
- a CDS encoding peptide chain release factor 3, translated as MSSLVSEIARRRTFAIISHPDAGKTTLTEKLLWFGGAIQVAGEVRARKADRHATSDWMELEKQRGISVTSSVMQFPYGRGDANNSADGNAQENIVNLLDTPGHEDFSEDTYRTLTAVDSAVMVIDSVNGVEAQTIKLLNVCRLRDTPILTFINKLDREGRSPIELLDEIEDVLQIQCAPMTWPIGMGKQFRGVYHLIDDKVQLFDPKGEKGTAAILDGLDNPELDRILGSQADELRVEIELVRGASHTFDKEAFRAGKQTPVYFGSAINNFGVQSLLDALCELSPPPLARNTDTRVVEPNEGKFTGFVFKIQANMDPRHRDRIAFVRVCSGRFERGMKLLHVSAGKTVAINNAITFMAQDRNTTEEAYAGDIIGVPNHGTIRLGDVFTEGEPLKFTGIPSFAPEFFRRARLNNPLKVKQLQKGLQQLAEEGATQMFRPLVSNDLVLGAVGILQFDVVAHRLEHEYGVDAIFESHECATARWLKGSPAEIEKLIAKAGHNVALDGAGDHVYLAPSMVNLRLTQERFPELQFLETREIV; from the coding sequence GTGAGCTCGCTCGTATCCGAAATTGCGCGTCGACGCACCTTTGCCATCATCTCCCACCCCGACGCGGGCAAGACGACCCTGACCGAAAAGCTGCTGTGGTTCGGCGGCGCGATCCAGGTTGCCGGTGAAGTACGCGCGCGCAAGGCCGACCGCCATGCCACCTCCGACTGGATGGAACTGGAAAAGCAGCGCGGCATCTCGGTGACCTCGTCGGTGATGCAGTTCCCGTATGGCCGCGGGGACGCCAACAACAGCGCGGACGGCAACGCGCAGGAGAACATCGTCAACCTGCTCGACACGCCGGGCCACGAGGACTTCTCGGAAGACACCTACCGCACGCTGACCGCGGTCGACTCGGCGGTGATGGTGATCGACTCGGTCAACGGCGTGGAAGCGCAGACCATCAAGCTGCTCAACGTCTGCCGCCTGCGCGACACGCCTATCCTCACCTTCATCAACAAGCTCGACCGCGAGGGCCGCTCGCCGATCGAGCTGCTCGATGAAATCGAAGACGTGCTGCAGATCCAGTGTGCGCCGATGACCTGGCCGATCGGCATGGGCAAGCAGTTCCGCGGCGTGTACCACCTGATCGACGACAAGGTGCAGCTGTTCGACCCGAAGGGCGAGAAGGGCACCGCGGCGATCCTGGACGGCCTGGACAACCCGGAACTGGACCGCATCCTGGGCAGCCAGGCGGATGAGCTGCGCGTCGAGATCGAGCTGGTGCGCGGCGCGTCGCACACCTTCGACAAGGAAGCGTTCCGCGCCGGCAAGCAGACCCCGGTCTACTTCGGCTCGGCCATCAACAACTTCGGCGTGCAGTCGCTGCTGGACGCGCTGTGCGAGCTGTCGCCGCCGCCGCTGGCGCGCAACACCGACACGCGCGTGGTCGAGCCGAACGAAGGCAAGTTCACCGGCTTCGTCTTCAAGATCCAGGCCAACATGGACCCGCGCCACCGCGACCGCATCGCCTTCGTGCGCGTCTGCTCGGGCCGCTTCGAGCGCGGCATGAAGCTGCTGCACGTGTCCGCCGGCAAGACCGTGGCGATCAACAACGCCATCACCTTCATGGCGCAGGACCGCAACACGACGGAAGAGGCCTACGCCGGCGACATCATCGGCGTGCCCAACCACGGCACCATCCGCCTGGGCGATGTCTTCACCGAAGGCGAGCCGCTCAAGTTCACCGGCATCCCGTCGTTCGCGCCGGAATTCTTCCGCCGCGCGCGCCTGAACAACCCGCTCAAGGTCAAGCAGCTGCAGAAGGGCCTGCAGCAGCTGGCGGAAGAGGGCGCCACGCAGATGTTCCGTCCGCTCGTCTCCAACGACCTGGTGCTGGGCGCGGTCGGCATCCTGCAGTTCGACGTGGTGGCGCACCGGCTCGAGCACGAGTACGGTGTCGATGCCATTTTCGAATCGCATGAATGCGCGACGGCGCGCTGGCTCAAAGGTTCGCCCGCGGAGATCGAGAAGCTGATCGCCAAGGCCGGGCACAACGTGGCGCTGGACGGTGCCGGCGACCATGTGTACCTGGCGCCGAGCATGGTGAACCTGCGGCTGACGCAGGAACGGTTCCCGGAGCTGCAGTTCCTGGAGACGCGCGAGATCGTGTGA